In Lactuca sativa cultivar Salinas chromosome 5, Lsat_Salinas_v11, whole genome shotgun sequence, the DNA window tgtcatgaggtgttataaacctacttaagattatgtcactcaaggcacaatcttggggcatgactctaagactcgatattggaatgaagtatgattcatctatttgatttaaccatttcaacaattcacgattcctcttcttagccataaaaatgcaccaaggtgtccttagaggataaattgtgacatggttccataatcaataggatgatcataaaatatgatactaaaatattctcctttcctttcagattggagaaacttttttatctttctgcctaatttgattcttcttgttGGTTCTGCTATACTTTGAATCTtttcaatgtatcagaattacacttaaccttggaagcataaccatatttaccgaaccattagtaaatcatgacgaatagcctttATCATTATTTATGGTGGATCTGACCAGTTCACATCAATATGTACTAGATCCGTTTATCTTTCCgtaacacccataatcagaaagaccaagaaaggaaaggaaaaccctaagtcaagggggtcaactcgtcgagtccaaggtggaactcgacgagtacgaGCGGGATCCAGGTCGAAGAGTAAGTAACCGACTTGACGAGTCGaaaagaggactcgacgagttcggtctaaagaggaaaaccctaaatccaagaCTTTGTGTACTATAtaaacatctcattctctcccttagggttctCTATAGCCTCTCTTATCTAGAacacgaaaccctaagcctccattttagcacattcaagctttcttgccattttgggtgatttgaaggaagaaggaggaagggAAACCTTTGGTGATTCAAGGATTGGCTTTAGATTCAGAGTTGGTGTGACTTTTCAGATCCCTTGAGGTAATAAGCTGACCTTATTGCATTTAGATATATCTTATGGTTGATATTTGGGCATTTTTGGGTATGGAGGAGGTTTATTTCgagtttggagtagatctgaggttgctacctcagatctaggctatTAAGGATCCAtaaagccataaagtctatgtcaataagttgttggtgaatCCCCTTGGTCACaaaacctagccctagagtgttttaatcccatatctctttggtttcacgtaaagtttgcaactttatgtgaggaatagacttgggaagagtggatctatgagttggagcccctgcatggcttgaaaagccactgtatggattaagaactgaagctactcggctagtcacatgggtggactcagagagttggatgaagataggcaggaactcgacgagttggaagaacaacttgggtCGCACATACAAGAAAAAAGATGTAACAGCCCGTTAGTTTTCACGTCAAACTCTATAAATAAAATTTGAGGTTTCATTAAATTCGTTAATTTCATTAGGGTTAGAATataatttaaattatataaatgatgtttttatataattttttggaATAAAACATATTTAGAAATCAAAGTTTTCCCTTGGAACTGAAAACCCTCGGACCGAAAACCTCTTTTTCGGTCTAGAACCCTCCAACCGAAAACTGATTTCGGCCGAAATCTCTTTTACGGTCGAAAAGTCAACCATATATAAGTTTTTCATTCGAAAACTTAATCATTTCTCACCTTTTACCCTAGAAAACACTCTCATTTTGCTCCCAAGGATCATCCAAGAACATTCAAACCTTCAAGAgaaaaccttcaaatcttcatattttcaccaagaacaccaagaacggTCTTCAAGTCATCAAGTGGCCGAAAACTCTAAGATCGAGAACTCGTTTTCGGCCGAAAACTGTCCAAGACCGAAAATTGAATTCGCTAAAGGGATTTCGGTGAAGGACAAACTGAAACCCCCTCTTCCACACTTGTACAATTCTCGGTAATCATTCTTAACACAAAATAAGTGTTGtttaacactttaattaatggtttcgctaatttaaatataattatgtgtttaactattattaggaTACCATTAATTCCGCATACATCAACCCGGGGATCATCTCTACAGCGCCGCTATCCTTACACAAACACATACTCCGCCCTAAATCATGTTCCTTGTATGGCTGTGTGTTTAGAATTGAATTTCTTATTCGACCGTCTTTTCACCCTTGATTATATATTGGGAATATATGTGAATATAAAGCATATTGTTTACCCTTTTGTATCATGTTGAGCAAGAGGGGATTTTATACCAATCTTTTATCATTACTTATACACACTGATATCTTACAAAGGTTTTCATCTAATTACAGAACATACATTCAAACTATAATAATTTTAGTTTGGGAAATACTACACTATTTTACATGCTCAAAGAACACtatacagaaacaagaatataaagtataataggtatagtttatggaactctACTCTAATTCATTAATTCAAGGGTAcactactaaataattatttaagtataattgtttacattacaaagtacactaTTACAAGGTCTATAGTACATATCTCTTTGGTTCCAGCTGCCTCGCACACCGGTCGGATAGGAAGCGAAGGTACGTTAGGCGTATTAATCTCGGAAGCGGAGTGTAATGTGAGGCTACGTGTCATCATCCAAAGTGAGACCGTGCTCAGCAAGCGACGGTTGAGATTTGGCCACATCAACAACTTCGCAATCAGTTTCGCAAATTCAAgtgcaaactttaaaaattcgtaactttcgcgtacgagctccgttttcgacgattTTTATATCAGcatgaaggtgggaacgtactctacaactttcatttagaccccatcggctaattttgacttgattttaaattttatattattaacaggccgggacaggattggtccattaaatcctcataacttcttcatccgacgtccgttttcgcccatctttttctcgttacgctactcttaacgagatcttcgattctcatttaggtcgtgtcggctgaaagtcactcgatctaatattcgaatttcaggttgtacaccgctaatccgaaactccgaaaaatcataacttcttcatacgaagtcagatttgggcgttctttttatcgatgttcttagtttaacatactctatgaatttcgtttagattgctaagactaaatctcgctctatcataaattcactatttacgtttcctgGTGCCGTGCCgtttccgtcgcgaaacttcgacgggtcataacttctacgttataactcggatttcggcattctttatatgtacggaaaccttgtgacatatactacaacttggttcaaattatttattctaaataatattttgtctaaACATCATTTTCGACATTTATTGCCTCTAacttgactagccctgatctacgggcgttacaagactcacctcgcactgtagAAGATTCCCCCATGAAATCATTAGCTGATGCCTCGCCAGCTTCCCGAGCTGTCACTACCactcaatatacccaattagcaattgggtccatagcataatccttaatccatgcattgggtgaaatgaccattctacccctggccCTGTATGATTCAAACTAAGGCCCAATCCCAAACCAAaagcccaacactataatgtccataaatccatcaatggcccaattttgcAAACTAAGCCCAAGACCATAGTGGGGCTTTACAAATAAAATATCAACCCAAAACCTGATGGCCCAACAACGCCCAAAACAACAAAGCCCAGAAGATGGCCCAAAACGAAGCCCAAAAAGCAAAATTCCATtctgctgagtacgcggggcgtactcagcttgtacactaagcgtactggCTCAAGGGCTTGTATGTTGCGCGTACaggcttgtacgcccagcgtactcctcttGTTGACCAACTCTCACTCCTAGTTCTTAATCCACTAAGTCAAGACGTCCAACACCTGAAAATGGCTAAATATAAGTGACTTGATCCATAAAGTCGAATGCTTTaatcctttgcatggcttaatgaatcCCAAACACCAAAGATGAATTCCAAAAGGTCAAAAATCACTCCCAAAATGTCTTAaacttcttaataccttaagacctcAGTCCAaactttcagatctgatttcaagggacttcttaagtcataaagtttccaaatttatgactTAGCATAACTCAATGGGCCTAAATCTAAACCCTAAATCCCAAACTTTCATCAAATAACTACCCAATCATGCATGGAAGGTTTACACtcctcaagatccaaactttatgactccataaccttAGTTAGGACCAAATAAGAGGCTCAAAGGTtttggagtaacttctactcacaagaaccacctcaaagggaccaaaatcatAACAATGTACCACTTAGCTAGATCTACATGAAAGAGTTgtaaaggttgagactttatacctccagaagatagaTTTGGGTGCACAAGGCTTGGATCCGAAAGCTCCAAGTCAAACAATTACTCTttaagaagttccttcttcctcctctagcaccaaaacacaccaaaaatcacttttaagctcttaaatcactcaaatgggggctaagggtcgatttctagggtttggagggatggaggttgaagatcttggggttaggttatgagataaggagcttaaatagggtccaagactcTAAAATACGGTTCTGATCTGAcggaattacgcccagcgtactccagagAACCTTTTCGACCACTCCTggtcattacgcccagcgtaatccctttTTCcctagtatgccccgcgtactcggctaagcctgaaaaccacaaaacttccgaaggccataacttcttcgttacaagTCCGATtccgatgatccttatatccacagaaaggtgacgagaagctctacacttctaacaaatcaaacctttcttaagaccTTCCAAACAAAAATCCATCTTCCACCAAAAGCCCAAACCGCCgctttaccgaaatacccttaGGTTTCAAAACAAGAACTGAACACCCAaatcacttctaatacatcacctgcacccaaatgggcctagatcctacCTCTTCAAAGTccctaatccttatgatgaccAATATTCGGCCCAGAGCCTCATGCTAGGAATCAATGAATAACAGGGTGTTACATCTATATTGTTGGTAACCACGTGTTTGCTTCACCGCTTTCTCTTCCGGTCATATTTGGATTTGTGTACATGGTCACCGCCCCAACCTTCTCTCATCTCTTTAGAAGCGTAATCAATTACCATTCTTTCTAGAAAAACCTACTCCTCCATCTTCTCTCTTCCATTTCGTCTCCACCCATCACCGCTCCCTCCACCAATACTTTTCTTTCACTTTCAGTTGTATGTTTCTGTCTTCTGTCTATACAGCCACCAGCAACCCATTGCCGATGCATCGCCTGCGACACATCCCCCAACGCACCACCATCAACTCCCCTTACTGTCACAGACCATCGGTCTGGTCGACACTAGATGATCACAATCTCATACCTCCCACTAACTATTTACCCCCACTAGCACATCTATATAAAAAATGATATTGGAGGGTTTCGAGTATGGTTACTTCGTCATTTGATCTTAGGTGCATCGAATGGAACGAAACCCCTATTTCTAGGAATGTAATAGGTATCTGTTTCGTTTTCCTTTTTACTAATTTTTTTTCCACTAATTTTCTTTTGATTGTTTTCTCTTTAACTCTCCACTGTTGGAACTGACACGGACGATGTACATATGCTCCGGTTATGGACCCATTTTTTGATTTTTAGATCAAACTAAAGTTtgtaaagaaatgaaagtaaCATGACCGCCTCTTTAATCCAATCGATTATCGATTGCGAATGTGGTGTGTTTCGAGTTCTTCTCGACCAATTGCATCAGTTGTGTCTCTTTACCCTATTTCTCGGGTTTTCCCGGTAACTTCAATTCACCAGATGTACCTCACACCACTTTCTTTATTCttttatgttttattaaatcGAATGTCATCAGGACACCTCGATTTCTTGCAACTCCATCGAAATATCAGAGATGGTCGACAACATATCAAATATTTCAAGGACTTATTTACTTGAACAAAAGAAACTAGAAGATTATTCATGATAATTTGAAGCCTGTAAATGTCCTTTTTGATGAATTTGGTGTTGCAAAAGTAACTGATTTTGGACTTAGTAAGATTGTAGAGGATGATGTTGGATCCCAAGGCATGGAGCTTACTTCTCAGGGTGCTAGAACATATTGGTGAGAGCTtttattgattttattttttgttatatattattattattattattattattattattattaaatggtGAAAATCTGTTGTACTTTTCTGTATTCTGCCCCTTAGTTGATTGGTTAAATTGATAAAATTATGAAACTATAAGTGCCtttctatgttttttttaactGCTTTAACATCAGATTGTATATGGAGCATATGTATTTGTTTTTGTTAATATCAATTCGGAAGCTAACAAGAGATTTCATATTGATGATTAATGACTTATTTATTGCATCTCAGGCTAACTCAAAAACAGAAGAAACTGCATCAGGTGTAGCAACTGGGATGATTTTATCTCTGCGTGAAAGGTAATATCATCTCTTTTGTAATATTATACAGAAATTAACCCTTGCTTGTATTTATTTGTGTTGTGACTTTTGTAGTCTCGAGAACTGTAAAGATAATCTTGCCACATGCCAagtatgtatatatttttttcttttttaaataaatatgctCTAAATATCTTTAACAATCATACAGTAAGATCTAAATACAATATTAATGGTGTTCTTTGTTATCTTAATGATCTTTGTCCCAGTTAGAGCTTGAAGCTACAAAGTCAGAAATTCAAAAGTGGCATTCTGCATTTCAGAATGACTCCTACATTACAATAggttgtttttttaatatatttctttagCTACCctcttataaataaataaaaagatcaATTATAGTTATTGATGATATTTAACTAATTTATTTATGCAGAACCTAAAAATATTGTCACTTATCTCCACAATTTAAAATCTTCTAAAGAATTACTTAGAGATCGGGTTAACCAGTAACATCAGTTAACTAATAAACTGACCATGGTTTCTGAATTCTAATTCATGTTTTTTTACCCTATATTTGTTCAGCTAGAAAAAGCAAAGAAAAGGGAAGATGCGTTTATAGTAACCATTGCAAAGCGGGAACAGGAGATATcagatttaaatgtttttttttcaaaactattcATATTCAGTCTGTAGTTTGGGAATTAAGATCACAACTCAAGCCTCCATCAATGCAGGTATGTAATTACTTATTCTTCTATCTTCttgtggttttttttttaattttagctATTACTCATTTTTGGACAGATCCGTGTGTCAATATATGATCAGGATATGGTTCTGGAACCATTCCTGTTGAAATTGAAGGGCATATTGATGTAGTATAGCATCTCTTGAGTAATTCCCTAGAGAAGGTGtgtaattttgttttatttcctCTTTATATTATCTATTACTCACATTGTACAACAatttgaccattttgcccctatGGGTGCTCAGTAATATTAACATCTCAAAATTCTTACAATTGATtccattttctttcatttttatacacatttaTATTCCATTCACATATTATGTAATACATATTGTCTTTTATTTTCAGTCTGGATGACAGTCCATGGGATGGGCGTAACATCATTTTCTTTCCTCTACAATAATTAGAGGATTATTCTAATAAGGCACCAACTATGAGATTTGTATGTCGTTTGTTCCACCCAAATAGTAAGTACAACCATAACTCTATAAGaaacaatttattatttttatgcaGTGTGTTTGGACATCTTGCAAAATCAATGGAGTCCTATCTATGATGTTGCTGTTATTCTCACCTCCATCCAAGTAACTTTCTACGATTTTTTTTCCTGCATTATATTAATGATATACTCATGGGTTGTGTGTATAGAAAtggaaattgatttattaattcaTAGAAAGTAATTTTCTATGAATTTTTTTATCAATTCCCAAATATCAAAtggttaaaaagttaaaattttataattttcaaatgaaaaaaaaaatacccaaaatattagggtttttctttcATTTACTCTTTTTTAACTACAATTTGTCAACAGTATGATGttattttatcttataaaaagtaaaaataaataaataaataatattaacaatATAAATTTATCTTTTATTAGTAGATAAAGAAATAAACATAGAGATTTCCTGCCATGAAACCTCAAACTGAAAGGCAGAAATTGGGGGCAAACTAGTCTTTATAGCTTAGTGACAAGAGAAGCTGACCTAGCACAAGCTTTGGGACTGattcttttataattttattcCATTGTTATTTCTTTCGTTATACATATATTTTAGCAAAAGGGTGATTGGATTCATTCATTGACAAAGGGTTTTAATAGGAATTTAATACATACAGGTAAGGTAATGAAGTGAGCAAGGCTCCATAGATACAAAGGTTGGTCACACCATCGACATTGCAAAGAAAGAAGGCAAGATTTGCTGACAATAAGAAGAGGATTGGAAAGGCGAGCCTCCAGATTACCATCTATTGTTACATAAACACCTCTGTATGCATGGATACTATTTAAGAGTGTTAGATCTTGATATAACATTTTGTTATGTAACTGAGTTTTCTGTTCTGTTTTTAGTTAAGATTATATGCCCAACAGTGGATAACATGTTGGATTCTTGAATCTCCTTCAAGAATGAGGCTCATAAACACTTAATTAGAGTCAACACCAACGATTCCTTTTCCATCCCCTTCCTCTTTTCTGTTTCCAAACCAAACCGCATTCTATAGTTAACTCTTTGctagaaaattaaaattttgtacAAAATTCATACTCAAGCCATCACATTCTGTAAACAAATTGTCCATGCAAGAATATCTACATAAGACATACCAAATTACCATGTAATCATTTCTATCGATAACAAGCACGAAGTTGTCAAAATGATCGGAGCTGTCCAAATCCATCCCCGCAAAGAGGGGTTCCTCATCTAGTTAATGATCGTAATCCAAAAGTgaacattaatatattatataattgaAAATACAATCAGTCGAAACTATCTTTGGTTGGACAAAAATTAACGTAGAACTTTGAAATTTATCGTTAGTGTTTCTCGAATTCACGATTTACCGTCCTTGTGATGGGGCTTCGACGACAAGTCCAGTCATGAGGTTCAGTTTTCCCTTTCTAATTAGAAGTGTACAAACCAAATTATAGAGAACTAAAAGAGTAGATTacatttttttagaaaacataaattaaattaaaGATGCACAAGTTCGGATTCGAACTAACCTGATCAAAGCCCAATCAACGAAGCTTTTGTCCTTTATCAAAAATCCTGGCCCAGTCAAACAGTTTTTGAAACTGTTTAAAACCTTTAAAACCTCAAAATGAATGACGTGGCAAGTTGCCATTAAATTGATGAAAATCTATGATATCTTTCAATGATTTTGATTTCAATGGATTTTGAATTCAATTGTCAAAAAAAAATTTACCAATCTTAAATATATATACTAAAAATTAGCTTTTATAACTTTTAATTGAACTTCATAAAATTCAAtcttaaatatatatattaaaaattagctTTTATAACTTTTAATTGAACTTCATAAAATTCAATATATTATAGGAAAAATTAATAGTGGAATGGAATATAAAAAATGATATGATGTAGTAGTTTTTGCATCGATTATAGTCATTAGATAGTAATTAACAAGACATTTACGTATAATGTATTAATGGGTTTAATTACTTGGGTACAAAAAACATACACCAAATACAACATATAAAATATTCTCCCTCTTTCATATCAAAAACAACAAACTCTGCTTTTAATTACATCTCCCACATACTAataattatacatttaaaaaaaaaaaaaaaaaaaaagggggaaTAAAAACTACATATATTATCTCAAATTTGTGCAAAAAGGATTTCATTCCACGTGTCAGGCACTCCAGGTAAGCACCAATGCAAGCAATCTTGCGTCCCGGGAGCTGCTCGCATGGAATATCTCGATATATGACCTTCCTCTCTCACCAACGACAACCCCGTTATATCCAATAACTTAACCTCCGTCCCCTTCACAGCTCCGGCAGCCACCGGATCACTAGATTCCTCTTGCACCACCTCCAATGTCCCCGGCGTTGTACTGTCACAAGTGCCGCCGGTGTTCCATTCGCCGTTGAAGAAGTGCCTAGGTGAAATCGACCTCAAGAACGCCTTCAATCCCGGGTATTTTGGCAACTCGGAGTTCACCCATCTCACGACGCTGTAGATCGTGAAGTTTTTAGCGCCTCCGATGTCGGCAATTTTTCTATTCGTGTTAGGTTTTCCGTTCACGTACATGATCCATTTGTTGGCGTTGAGTTTTCCTCTGTTCCAGTGATGGCCGGTGTTGAGAACGAGGACGTTGATTTTGTGGAGGAAGTGTTGGAGGAACGCCGGTGGGCGATCGAGGTGCATGGCGTAGTCGGTGGCGTGGTTTGTCGGGTCAACGGGTTGAATATCGCAGAGACTTGCGGACCAGTAGTAGAGGATGGTGGTGTTGGTGGTTGGGAACCGGTAAGCCCATCCGTCGGGTCGGGTTGACCCTTCGGCTTTGATTAAACCGTATTCCGTTCCGACGTCTTCTACATCCGGCATCTCTTCGCCGCCTGTTACCATGCACATCAGAGATTGGAACTGTTGTCGCCCCAAGGAATCGCCGACGAAAGCTAGGGTTTTATCCTGCATTCTGGAAATGGAATGGAATATGTGTCATTGGAATCAGTTAAACCGTGGTTTTGATTAGATGTAAAACTGGAATCGAATCTTTGCTTGTTTTGTTTACCTTTTGAGGAATTCAGGTCCTGTGAAATCGTCAATTTTGCAATCTTTTGGTTGCCATTTGAGCTTCTCGTATCCAAAATCAGTTCTCTGTGTCAAGCGACAAGCCCACATTCCGGATAACCATTGTTTACAACCAAATCCGGAATACAGAGGTCTGTTATCAGCAGGAATCCACTTTCCTTTTCCCAAGTTGCAGGCTGGAATTGGAATTGGTGTAAAATGGAATTGTCAAGAAAGTAATGAGATGTAAAAATATGTAACATGAGTCTTGATGTTTAAAGAGTATTCAAGAAGCATTAATGAGTATTAAAAATCAGTATTATTATGTAAGTTGGTTAGTTGTATTCCAGATTTGGTTCTCTCCTTTCCAAATCAAGAAAGAATGTTTATGCACTCATTCCTTTAAGAAGTATCATCTTTATTGTTCTATATAATTTATTAGActttgaaatgaaaaaaaaaaaaaaaaaaagtaagacaAACCTTGCTTTTCTACATTAGTCATTGGAGTGTCAATGTGTTCTTCTGTCACAGCTGACTCTGTTGTATGGGAGGTCACTGAAGCTATTAACTGTGGTTTAAATGGTTTTGAGTCATCATCTCCTTCAGAAATGGATTTTTCAATAATAGCATTGCTCTCTGCATCCATGTAACATGAACAATAAGATCCAAtgacatattttataaaatcagacTTTAGTTTGTTAATCCCAGTGGAGAAAAGAATGAGTATTTTTACCATGGTGGTTTTCGTGAGTTGTTGGGGATTCATCTTGTCGAGTGTTCAAAGATGCTGTATTTGTTGAAAGTGATGGTGGGAGAATATTAACGACTGGTTTATCTTCCTTAAAGTCTTGTTTTACTTCGGTGACATGTTCCCTTTCCCTTTTCAATTCATCTGACATCACAAATTTCAACAAAGAAAAGGTTTCAAAAACATCTTCTGAAAAGTTATTTATAAAACTCCCCCCTCTTATACTAGAAATGAAGATCAGGAAGATaagaatatggttcagatttgcATAGGAAAGTCCATGGATTTGATTTAAAGGAGGATAAAGAAACTAAAAGAAGAGAGGTAGATAGGAAATCAAACCTGGAAAGATATGTAATGTTTGATCATGAGGTGGAAGCAAAGTTGTGAGACGAGGGGTTTTTTCCCAATTCCAGACTACAATCGATGCACAAACAAAAACGATGAAGAAGAGAGAGAGCTGCCTCATCTTCAGCCCATAGAAGTAGCCTCCTCCTCCTTTCATCGATAAGATAAATTCTGGTTCTTAATCCAATAACATTGCCTTTTCAGACCGATATCTGCAGAACATACAAcatgaaaaaaattaattaaattttgaaaactttcttcttcacgaaacCCTTTCTACAGATCTACATACACTCTTCCTTATTCCAACATTTATCCTCTCCTGCAATTGTAAAATGTTGTGACTAAACGATTTAAGCAGGTGACATTATCGAATCAAAGTTGTTTACTGAGAATCAAGTAACCGGGAATCAC includes these proteins:
- the LOC111892621 gene encoding FKBP12-interacting protein of 37 kDa codes for the protein MILSLRESLENCKDNLATCQLELEATKSEIQKWHSAFQNDSYITIARKSKEKGRCVYSNHCKAGTGDIRFKCFFFKTIHIQSVVWELRSQLKPPSMQIRVSIYDQDMVLEPFLLKLKGILM
- the LOC111892535 gene encoding protein trichome birefringence-like 16, encoding MKGGGGYFYGLKMRQLSLFFIVFVCASIVVWNWEKTPRLTTLLPPHDQTLHIFPDELKREREHVTEVKQDFKEDKPVVNILPPSLSTNTASLNTRQDESPTTHENHHESNAIIEKSISEGDDDSKPFKPQLIASVTSHTTESAVTEEHIDTPMTNVEKQACNLGKGKWIPADNRPLYSGFGCKQWLSGMWACRLTQRTDFGYEKLKWQPKDCKIDDFTGPEFLKRMQDKTLAFVGDSLGRQQFQSLMCMVTGGEEMPDVEDVGTEYGLIKAEGSTRPDGWAYRFPTTNTTILYYWSASLCDIQPVDPTNHATDYAMHLDRPPAFLQHFLHKINVLVLNTGHHWNRGKLNANKWIMYVNGKPNTNRKIADIGGAKNFTIYSVVRWVNSELPKYPGLKAFLRSISPRHFFNGEWNTGGTCDSTTPGTLEVVQEESSDPVAAGAVKGTEVKLLDITGLSLVREEGHISRYSMRAAPGTQDCLHWCLPGVPDTWNEILFAQI